CGCGTCGTCTTCATCGGCCAGTCCGCTGACAACGCCCGCGTGCAGGCTGCCGTGCAGCCGACCGGCGCCGAATACATTTTCGTCGAAGCCAAGTAAGACCGAGCCATGGCGGCCATGCTGCGGCATGGCCCGGGCACTGCCACCCCGGTGGCGCTGCCGATGACCTGACCGTCCCGCGCGCCCGCGCGGGACGGTCCTTGTCCCAAGGCGCGGGCGAGGAGTATCGCCATGTCGCTGAAAATCAACGAGCTCTGCGTCAACTGCGACGTCTGTGAGCCGGCCTGCCCGAACCAGGCCATTTCGATGGGTGAAACCATCTACGTGATCGACCCTGCGCGCTGCACCGAATGCGTGGGTCATTTCGACGAACCACAGTGCGTGGTCGTCTGCCCGGTCGAATGCATCGACCCGGACCCGGAGATCGTGGAAACGGAAATCCAGCTGCTGGCCAAGTTGCGCCAACTGCAGCACGATCACCCCGAACTCTACGCGGAGCCCCCATCCGAATGAAGACGCTGCTCGTCCGCCCCCTGCTGCTGCTCAGCCTGGTGCTGAGCCCGCTGGCCTGGGCCGAAACCACCGCCCGTGCCGAGCGCCCCGATGGCGCGGCCATCGCCAGCGGTCATGCGCTGGCCACCCAGGCCGGCATCGACATCCTGGCCCAGGGCGGCAACGCCTTCGATGCGGCCGTCGCGGTGTCGTCCACCCTGGCCGTGGTTGAGCCGATCAGTTCCGGCCTGGGCGGCGGCGGCTTCTTCCTTCTGCACGATGCCACCACCGGCAAGGACATCATGCTGGATGCGCGCGAGACCGCTCCGGCGGCAGCGACCCCGCAGGCGTTCCTGGACAAGCAGGGCAACCTGGACCGCGACCGTTCGGTGAACGGCCCGTGGTCGGCAGGCATTCCGGGCCTGCCTGCCGCACTGGTGGAACTGTCGTCCAAGCACGGCAAGCTGCCGCTGTCGGCCTCGCTGCAGCCGGCCATCCGCATCGCCCGCGAAGGCTTCCCGGTCTACGACCGCATGGCCAAGGGCTACGCCTCGCGCCGCGAGGTGATGGAACGCTTCCCCGGCACGCGCGAGGTCTACCTGCGCAATGGCAAGCCGATCGCCACCGGCGATCTGTTCAAGCAGCCGGAGCTGGCGCAGACCCTGGAACGCCTGGCCGCTGGCGGCCGTGATGGCTTCTACAAGGGCCAGACCGGCAAGCTGCTGCTGGAAGGCGTGAAGCAGGCTGGTGGCAAGTGGACGGCGGACGAACTGGCCGGCTACCAGGTCAAGCTGCGCGAACCGATCGTGTTCGACTACAACGGCTGGAAGATCACCACCGCGCCGCCGCCGTCGTCCGGTGGCATCGCCCTGGCCAGCATGCTGCAGATCCTGGAAGGCTGGGACATCAAGCAGATGGATGCCGCGCACCGCACCCACCTGGTGGTGGAAGCCATGCGCCGCGCCTACCGTGATCGCACCTTCTTCCTCGGCGATCCGGACTTCGTGCAGATCCCGCAGAAGGTGCTGACCAGCAAGGATTACGCACAGGGCCTGCGGGCGACGATCCACCCGGAAAAGGCGACCCCCAGCGATCTGCTGTCGGGCAACCCGACCCCGCTGGAAGATGACGAGACCACCCATTTCTCGATCATCGACCGCGACGGCAACCGCGTCGGCGCCACCCAGACCGTCAACCTGCTGTACGGCTCGGGGCTGATTCCCAAGGGCACCGGCGTGCTGCTGAACAACGAGATGGACGACTTCGCGCTGAAGCCGGGCACGCCCAACGCCTTCGGCGTGATGGGGTATGCGGCCAACGCACCGAAGCCGGGCAAGCGCATGCTCAGTTCGATGACGCCTACCTTCATGGAAAACGCCGACAAGGTGGTGGTGCTGGGTACGCCGGGTGGCAGCCGCATCATCACCATGGTGCTGCTGGGCATCCTCGGCTACGACGCCGGCCTGGACGCACAGCAGGTGGCCGCGTTGCCGCGCTACCACCACCAGTGGCTGCCGGACCTGATCGAGGCCGAGAGCGATGCCTTTGATGCGGACACGGTGAAGCAGCTGCAGGCGATGGGCCATAAGATCGACCTGCCGGGCGACACCGCCGCTGGCGGCCGCGGTTCCAGCCACGTGTGGGGCAACCTGCAGACGGTGGAATGGGACCGCAAGGCCAACAAGCTTTACGGCGGCAGCGACCCGCGCAACCCGGTGGGCGCCGCCCAGGTAGTACCGGCCCGTTGAGGGTAGTGCCGGCCGCTGGCCGGCAACCTGGCGAATCACCGATACCCCAGAACCCCGCCACCCGGCGGGGTTCTTCGTTGTCTGCCCAACGATTCCGGCTAGCGATTATTTAACGGGGCCCCCTCGATAATTGCCGCATGAAACTATGGTCGATCCGTGGGAACTCGCAGCGCCTGGATGGCGGCGCGATGTTCGGCAATGCGCCGCGCGCAGTATGGGAAAAGTGGGCCGCTCCGGATGAGCTCAACCGCATCCAGCTGGCCTGTCGTGCGCTGCTGGCCAGTCCGCTGGATGGCAAGACCGTGCTGTTCGAGACCGGCATCGGCGCCTTCTTCGATCCGCGCATGCGTGATCGCTATGGCGTGCAGGAAAGCCAGCACGTCCTGATCGATTCACTGCGCGAAGCGGGGTTCGAGCACGAAGACATCGATGCGGTGGTGCTCAGCCACCTGCATTTCGATCATGCGGGGGGCCTGCTGGCAGCCTGGAGCGAGGGGCGCGGGCCGGAACTGCTGTTCCCCAACGCCACCTTCGTGGTCGGTGCGCAGCACTGGCAGCGTGCACTGCAGCCGCATCCGCGTGATAGGGCCAGCTTCATTCCCGAACTGCCGGGCCTGCTGCAGGCCAGCGGCCGCCTGGAAGTGGTTGAGGGCGAATACTCGCAGGTGCTGGGCAAGCGCGTGCGCTTCAGTTACAGCGATGGCCATACGCCCGGCCTGATGCTTGCCGAGATCGTCGGCCATGCCGCGCCCGACGGGGATGCGCGGGGTGGGGTGGTGTTCTGCGCCGATCTGATCCCAGGCCGATCCTGGGTGCATGTGCCGATCACCATGGGCTACGACCGCAACGCCGAGCTGCTGATCGACGAGAAGCGCCGCTTCCTGGAGGACAAGCTTGCGCGCAACGTGCATCTGTTCTTCACCCATGACCCGCAGGTGGCCCTGGCGCAGTTGGGGCGGGATGAGAAAGGACGTTTCGTGACCCTGCACGAGCAGGGCGAACTGAAGGCACGCGCGCTGGGGTGACAGGTGTGCGGCAGGCGGTAGTGCCGGCCGCTGGCCGGCAACAGCAACAGCGGGGTCGGATCCCGTTGCTGGGCAACGGGCTCTGACCCCCGGTTCGTGAGCGGTGTTACGAGGCTTTCAGGCAGCTCCAGGGCGAGCGGTGCGGTTTGCGCGGAGCATTCGCCTGCTGGCCGGAAGACGACGGGAAGATGGATCTGGGGTCAGAGCCCTTCCTGCGGAAGGGATCCGACCCCGGGGTCAGATCCCTTTGCGACGGCAATGGGCTCTGACCCCAGCCGCAGGATCACACCACGCGGGTACCGAAAATGCGGTCGCCGGCATCGCCCAGGCCCGGCAGGATGTA
Above is a genomic segment from Stenotrophomonas sp. ESTM1D_MKCIP4_1 containing:
- a CDS encoding MBL fold metallo-hydrolase; the protein is MKLWSIRGNSQRLDGGAMFGNAPRAVWEKWAAPDELNRIQLACRALLASPLDGKTVLFETGIGAFFDPRMRDRYGVQESQHVLIDSLREAGFEHEDIDAVVLSHLHFDHAGGLLAAWSEGRGPELLFPNATFVVGAQHWQRALQPHPRDRASFIPELPGLLQASGRLEVVEGEYSQVLGKRVRFSYSDGHTPGLMLAEIVGHAAPDGDARGGVVFCADLIPGRSWVHVPITMGYDRNAELLIDEKRRFLEDKLARNVHLFFTHDPQVALAQLGRDEKGRFVTLHEQGELKARALG
- the ggt gene encoding gamma-glutamyltransferase is translated as MKTLLVRPLLLLSLVLSPLAWAETTARAERPDGAAIASGHALATQAGIDILAQGGNAFDAAVAVSSTLAVVEPISSGLGGGGFFLLHDATTGKDIMLDARETAPAAATPQAFLDKQGNLDRDRSVNGPWSAGIPGLPAALVELSSKHGKLPLSASLQPAIRIAREGFPVYDRMAKGYASRREVMERFPGTREVYLRNGKPIATGDLFKQPELAQTLERLAAGGRDGFYKGQTGKLLLEGVKQAGGKWTADELAGYQVKLREPIVFDYNGWKITTAPPPSSGGIALASMLQILEGWDIKQMDAAHRTHLVVEAMRRAYRDRTFFLGDPDFVQIPQKVLTSKDYAQGLRATIHPEKATPSDLLSGNPTPLEDDETTHFSIIDRDGNRVGATQTVNLLYGSGLIPKGTGVLLNNEMDDFALKPGTPNAFGVMGYAANAPKPGKRMLSSMTPTFMENADKVVVLGTPGGSRIITMVLLGILGYDAGLDAQQVAALPRYHHQWLPDLIEAESDAFDADTVKQLQAMGHKIDLPGDTAAGGRGSSHVWGNLQTVEWDRKANKLYGGSDPRNPVGAAQVVPAR
- a CDS encoding YfhL family 4Fe-4S dicluster ferredoxin, with protein sequence MSLKINELCVNCDVCEPACPNQAISMGETIYVIDPARCTECVGHFDEPQCVVVCPVECIDPDPEIVETEIQLLAKLRQLQHDHPELYAEPPSE